The genomic region TCAGGAGTCTTTCACATTGGATATTTGTAGTTCGTCCAAAAATGGCAGCCATGCAATCTTTTCGTGTAAGTCTGTCTTTTCTGATATGGTTTTTGGATCGTCGCGAAAATggtatataaattattatatttgccAGGCTTCGGTAAGAAAGAAGTTTAACCTGTGATAGAAACAAGCATATTGTATAGAGTAATATTAACCCTGCCATGGTCGACATTCACACCGAATAATGTAAAACTTTGTTTTGAATATCGGGAGCATTTTTTAAGGAGTAAAGAATAATTTTGACGGGGCAGAAAACACACCTCAATTGATTCTTCATTGCTGGTTTTGTGAATTATTACTATTGTGGATGGGTTAAATTTGTTCTCTATGATTAGTCTTACTATTACAGAATGATGTAAAACTTCAACGAGAATCCATAAGCTTGGTGTTAATGGCATTAATTTTGACGCCATTTTCTTCAGTCAACTTCAGAGCACAGTATTCTGTTACGAGAGGAGGATTTGTCCAACAAGAAAACTGTAAACTAGTCGAAATTTTCTGTCAAAATTTTCATTGCTATCCCATAAAAGAATGTTACAAGGGCACTCAAATTGTGAAGAATGCTGGATTGAATGCAGGGGTTTCGCAATTTACATTTAAAGATGAGGTGGCTGACTTGGCAGAAGGGAATGTGAAAGATGATGGCGGTGTTTTGGATCCTGGAGATTCTGTAGTAAACAAGAATAGACGGTTTACATTGCAAGGATTTGGAGTGAGTCGCCAGGGGATTATCATTTCATCAGGAGGACCTAAACAAACTGAAAATAGCCATGTTTCAGGGGCAGAGGACCTGGTAGGTTTGGATGGAGATAAAAAACCGCTCGGTTGTCTTGTTTGTCAAAATGAAAGTGCAATACAAATGAGGAGTAGAACTGTATCTCATAATATTTGTGAATCTTCAAAAAAAGCACACTATTTACTGCCTCCAAAACTGAAGGCTTGTGTCAATAATGAACATGAAGAAAATCCGAGTTCTTTAGCAAATCAAAAAGATGAAGCAAGATTGTCAAGAATGATTGTCGTACATAGTAGATCAAACAAGGTTGCCAGCGCTTTGAAAGTGTACAAAAGGATGGGGGAATCAAGTCTTCATCCAGATTTGCATGCTTACAATTCGCTCATTGCTGCTTTACTGAGAAAGGGCTCCATTGAGATTGCCTTGAGGATTTTTGAGAGCATGAAGAAGATGATTAAGCCTTCAGAATGTACATATAGTTTGCTTATGAAAGCAGTCGCAAATTCTAAGAGTTGTGAACATGCTCTTCACCTGTTGCAGGAAATGGAATCATGGGATGATTTAACTGCAGATATAATTGTATACAACACACTGATATCGGCCTGTGGTAAAGCACGCAAATGGAATGAAGTTAATAAACTTTGGAGAAAATTGAAGCAAGGAGGATGTAAAGAAACAATGGTGACCTATCGTCTTCTGGTCAGTACATTTGTACAGTGTGACCAGGTAGAACTTGCATTGGAGGCATACCAAAATATGGTTCAGAATGGATGGCAGGCCAACGGTGATATTTTAAAGGGCCTTACATGCGTCTGTGCAAAAGAAGGGAAGTGGACATTAGCATTGGACTTTTTCCAGAAAATTGTGGATTTAGGTCTGAAACCAAATATAATCACATATAATACTCTGATAAATTGTCTTGGTAAGGCAGGAGAGGTGGATCTTGCTTTTAAAATTTATGAGCATATGCAAGCTGTAGGCCATAGTGCTGATGTTTATACTGCACAGGCTTTGCTTAATGGCCTGAACAAGA from Cryptomeria japonica chromosome 3, Sugi_1.0, whole genome shotgun sequence harbors:
- the LOC131076210 gene encoding pentatricopeptide repeat-containing protein At3g29290 isoform X1, which translates into the protein MALILTPFSSVNFRAQYSVTRGGFVQQENCKLVEIFCQNFHCYPIKECYKGTQIVKNAGLNAGVSQFTFKDEVADLAEGNVKDDGGVLDPGDSVVNKNRRFTLQGFGVSRQGIIISSGGPKQTENSHVSGAEDLVGLDGDKKPLGCLVCQNESAIQMRSRTVSHNICESSKKAHYLLPPKLKACVNNEHEENPSSLANQKDEARLSRMIVVHSRSNKVASALKVYKRMGESSLHPDLHAYNSLIAALLRKGSIEIALRIFESMKKMIKPSECTYSLLMKAVANSKSCEHALHLLQEMESWDDLTADIIVYNTLISACGKARKWNEVNKLWRKLKQGGCKETMVTYRLLVSTFVQCDQVELALEAYQNMVQNGWQANGDILKGLTCVCAKEGKWTLALDFFQKIVDLGLKPNIITYNTLINCLGKAGEVDLAFKIYEHMQAVGHSADVYTAQALLNGLNKTGQFARSLSFFEHMKTSNNFEMDAWIYNVALVSCHRLGLWEKSLQYIWEMEKSGIKPGSSSYNLLIATCEIAGRPKVALQVFEHMLCVDCSPNTFTYLPLIRACGNGLHLRELEQVLNRLSQTGVTASASIYNTLIQTLCSCGEIKLAQKFCAEMISKGYHPDGKTCHLMWEYLPKQFIQNQSKKGDSIS
- the LOC131076210 gene encoding pentatricopeptide repeat-containing protein At3g29290 isoform X2; protein product: MALILTPFSSVNFRAQYSVTRGGFVQQENCKLVEIFCQNFHCYPIKECYKGTQIVKNAGLNAGVSQFTFKDEVADLAEGNVKDDGGVLDPGDSVVNKNRRFTLQGFGVSRQGIIISSGGPKQTENSHVSGAEDLVGLDGDKKPLGCLVCQNESAIQMRSRTVSHNICESSKKAHYLLPPKLKACVNNEHEENPSSLANQKDEARLSRMIVVHSRSNKVASALKVYKRMGESSLHPDLHAYNSLIAALLRKGSIEIALRIFESMKKMIKPSECTYSLLMKAVANSKSCEHALHLLQEMESWDDLTADIIVYNTLISACGKARKWNEVNKLWRKLKQGGCKETMVTYRLLVSTFVQCDQVELALEAYQNMVQNGWQANGDILKGLTCVCAKEGKWTLALDFFQKIVDLGLKPNIITYNTLINCLGKAGEVDLAFKIYEHMQAVGHSADVYTAQALLNGLNKTGQFARSLSFFEHMKTSNNFEMDAWIYNVALVSCHRLGLWEKSLQYIWEMEKSGIKPGSSSYNLLIATCEIAGRPKVALQVFEHMLCVDCSPNTFTYLPLIRACGNGLHLRELEQVLNIQVNSMGINKASKVL